The sequence below is a genomic window from Phoenix dactylifera cultivar Barhee BC4 chromosome 8, palm_55x_up_171113_PBpolish2nd_filt_p, whole genome shotgun sequence.
tttctttccctttttaccCTTCCCTCCTTTAATGATATGGTTTATTTACAAACGCCATGGGGAACTCCTCCAACCTCGACTCAAATCTTTCCAATCCCCGAAATAAgtaggtaaaaaaaaaataaaaataaaaccatAAGAGAGTGACGACAAACGTGCTATAAAATTACAATTTTACCCTCCTGGAATCGCTGGAATTTAGAAATTCTACCCGCAGAAGGCTCCAACCTCCTGGAGCCTGGGGACGAGGAGGCCGCTGAGGTGAAGCCGCATCAGCCCCTCCAGGCCCCCCACCGGAGACCCGCCGATGAAGAGCGCAGGAAGCCCCACAGCAGCcgaggccgccgccgccgcctcctccgcctCATCTAATTCGATCACCGTCGGGTGGACCCCCACCGTGGCGAGGAGGCGCTTCATGACGTGGCACATGCAGCAACCCCGCCGGCTGAAGATCACTACCGGGTTCTCCCCTATCAGCCGCTCGATCCACTTTTCTGGCGGCTCCGCCCCGTCGATCGACAGCGCCGCCCCCCTCCTCTTCCCCCCCGACGCCGCCGCTGCCACCGCCACCACCTCCCCGCCAGCCGGCGGCCGGCACCTCACCTCCTGCATCGCCGCCATTTTTCCCCGAAAGATCGACGAGATCCGAGACCGTGAGAGCGAGAGAGACAAGAAGAAGGGGAGCGATCAAGAGGCGAGAGCGAGTTCGATgggaagaagggaagagaggggatttataaaatttttttgaagGGGGGAGGAGGACGGTGCTCACATGGGGGTGCGGGGGAGGGTGACGTCACCGTGACGGTGACGGGAAACTGTGGGCCTGCGCTTGCGTCACGTGGCCGGGGGGACGGGGCTGGCGTCACCTCCCACCACGCGCCACCATCCGTCCTTCCTTCCGTCCGGCGTCACGTCATGATCAGGACACGTGGACAAAATCTATCCGCTCGGCGAACTCCTACGGCTGATGGGGTCCATAAGAGATCAGCCAGTGGTGCACGTGGCAGTCTCAGCACCGTCGACGTCTCTTAGCCATCGGGCTCTAGTGGACCGTCCAATTTCGACAACCGCACGTCATGGCGTGGGGATAAACTAAAACTATGGCCCGGACGTCACCTCGTCCTATCGCATGATTCCTTGATGGTGCATTCGAATCTAAGGAGTGCCATGGCATTGTTGTAGATAAAACTAAACTAGGAGGGCGTTATCGGGAATGGGGCCAAGCTGACGCAGATATGTCTGGCCTGGGAGAGCGTTGATGAGGATAAGATGGGCCCGATGCTTTAGGTGCAAACAAGGTCGAGCCAATAAGAGGTTCCCACGTTTGGGAAACAGATCTATACGGGGAGGGCGTTGACGTGGCATCCCAAGTGCCATGCTGGCAACAGTGCTTCGCactcaatgaaaaaaaaaagaagaggagaaattagaccttctcccttcctttcttaATAAAGGGCATCTAATAATAGAAGAGAGAGTCGTCTTAGCCTCTTTTTAAGCTTAGGTGATGACGTTAGCTCTTTCGTTATTCTGCTAGTGGAGGGAGTTTGATTGTGGTGCTAAAGTTTTGTCTGCCATGTATCCCGAATGAAGGCTGCCTCCCTCCCACAGTGCATAAGAAGAATTGACAAGTAAAAATTTATAAGCAAACAAGGTAAAGTTAGGAACTGGCACATGCCAGTAGCGATTCTACCGGACAACCCAAGAGACACCTGGAGGGATACATGGTATAAATCATATTATATGGAGCTCCGTTATTCAAGCAACTAGTCATAACAATTGAGATGTGGAAATGaattgcatgtatgtatatatggtaTATTTTCTACTTATTCTTTGTTTTCCCAATAATTATTTGTTACATGATGCAAAATCAAGCTATTCCTTATCTCCCCAACTTGCTGGtgcaccaccaccacccctGAGGGTGGTGAGATGAGGCATAACTTGTACCGAGGCGCATTGCAACTACAAGCCTTACACTTGTGGGAAGATACTGTGTTAATGCGAAACATGCACCACATCTTGAAAGACCAAGTCAATGTGGTTCTAGCTTTGCCAATGGAGCTGTAATGATTAAGGTGTTATAATATGTTGTAATATGCCGAAGTGAAGTTGTTCATGCACCATATATACGAGGGTAAGGGTGTGAATTGagggaaggaaaaaggaaaaacaaaatctCTGTACAATGATACTTGCAGAAGTGTGGGGTCTACTTTTAACTCAGGGTGCCCAGAGATGGAAGCAGATGTTTCCATGGGGCAAGTGGAGCAGCTGATCCTGTCTCCCTCCCGAGGGACTACGTGGCAGAAGATCCACGTTTTGCTGGCCGTGGACAGGGACCTGTACCCGCCGTTGACCACATGACTACTGGTGACGACAGCCAGCAGGAGGAGTTGTGTCAGCGACGTCCGGCTTTGTCCACTTTGTGGATCTTTGTCGGGGTCCAAGGTAACTCGCCTCCCCTCCTGGACCACACGGCGACGACGAACATCGTGACGAACAAACTTCACACCTTTCCGCTTCCGGGAGAGCCGTCAAACCCGCTTCGCCCTCCTGGTCTGGGGACCACCATTAGGTCATAATTCATTGCTAACTCTGGAAAATTTTGTGGATTCTGTGCTGCGGTAATATATTGCTCAACTTGTACTCCCCGGAGTCTTTTGCTCCAATCCATGCCGTGATTACCGGGTCACACGTGCCGAGATGGTACTCTACTACTGTTGCACGAGTTGGCAGTGTCGCGGAGCAGATCAGTTCGGTTTTTTTATTGTCTGTCGTGATCAATGCCCAAGGATTCCCGTCCCCTCGCACTACTCCACCGTCGGATCATCCACTGGTCGCTTTAATATCTGTGCGAACGAGTGAAGTTGGAGTGCCTTGCGTTATGTGCGGTGGGTGATCCAATGATGGACTCTTACACCGGTTGACAAGAATATTAGttttagttatatataattaagaATACGAATGGGACGAATATTCGGATATTTTATCTATGCCTCGAACCAAACAAAACAGTTTAAATTCAAATTAAATAGGCATCGTTTTGATAATGGTTTAAAAATCAAAAACTATTTGGTTTTAATTTTTGTAGATTTGTCCATCCGAAATTGAATCCGGCACCTAACGCAAAATTTAACCTGAAATCAAATATATTCGATATTTGATAcccttaatatttttaattttagtgcAAATCCAAGTTACTAACtcgataaaaaaaattatattattattttttgatatatttattaGATGGGTCGATATGAATTGTACTATAAAAATTATGGATGGTACTTTAATTTCATGATTTATATGttagaattttaaataaataaaaaaagttagACGGTTTTCAGTTTTTTAGTTTCGATTCTAAATTTGCAATTTTTTTGGTTACAATTATGATTTTTTGTTTCTAAAATTGTTCAATTCCGACTTCAGTTTTTAGGAGGTGGTAATGAATTTGCATTTGAGTTTCGATTTTTTCGCTAAACTCTTACTGAATCCACCCTATTGACATCCTTATCTATAACTATCCTGGACATGCATGTTGATGCATTTCAAAATGAATGCAATTTTttctaatatatttaaaataatttattgcatattcaaCTTGCACCATAGTATTTGAAGCAAGTTTTGCCTATTTACTTTTCTTGGTCGGTGGAGTTAACTCGTGTCATTAGCTTTATTAAGCGGACTTGGATATTATTAATTAGATTTTTCAAAGCTCAACAAGAACATTATCTCAAGTTCTATCAAATTTGAATTGGTAGAGTTGCTTAAGGATATTGTTAGCACGCTTCAAATCCATTTTAGATGTATGAAAGCAAAGACGATGATGTTAGGGACCAGAAGCAATCTCTATCACTTATATCTCAGCTTACAACTATATTGTTGGGATATCCTTGGCGAATCGGTGCCCTCTAAAACCATGTTCACTTGTTATCGCTAGTGCACCAATACACATAAATTCACTTTGGGGCACCTCATCACCTTCTTTGGTTTTTGACAAATATGTGTAACATCACCGTTGCTTCTATATTTTCCAACTCCTTATGCTTTTGTATTAAATTTACAAGCATCAGGCACAtgtgacatatatatatatatatatatatatatatatatatatatatatatatatatatatatatatatatatataaacttttatattttctctccGTTCCCTTCATCAGCCATATTGTACAGTCGGGTCTGGTCTGCGTAAAAGATTCGCAAGCTCATGAGCATATAGTTTGCGTTATAATATGAGATAGCATAAATTTCATACAAAGATATCAGCTATTTCTTATTTGAAGaatagaaatccctgtagtcaACGTCCTTTCATCCCTTCCAAAAGCCATCCAGTATGCGCATGGGCGAGGATGACATGAGGATTGGCAGAATTTCCGTGGGAGGCTTGGAGCCAACGGACCAATTCTTACAGATCATCTGCCGATGGTCGGGTACGCCATTGTTACACCAAAAGGCTGTCAGAGCGACCTGCACAATCTATTAGCTAGATTTGGCTGGTAAGAAATGCTTGAACTTTTGGTGAATACAGAATGTCGCCGAAGCTCGTGATAGAAAGCGCTTAGGCCCAGACGGCAGAAATTAGTCATATTTCATCCTTAGATGGGCCTTTGACAGCTTGGAATATCTGGAGTTCCCATTCTGCTCAGGCAATATCCCGTACGGTGTTCTTCACTTAGAAGCTTGCACCtccgagttttctcaaggtcaattttgatgaagTCGTCTCTGACGAAGGTATGAAGGGAGGCACGGGTTTTATTATTAGAGGCCCGGACGCCAGGATGTTGGCAAGAGGCGGTTGTCGACATCTCTGTGCCCGGTGCGGAGCTAAAGGCTGCCTAGGTAGGCCTTCGACATGCCCAGTTTAAATTACGAGCCAACTCAGTCATCTTGGAAGATGACTCGACCATGGTTATCAATTGGATTCAGGTGGGTTCGAGGGGTGCCGGTGGCAACCATCCATTGCTTCGAGAAATCTGGGCAATGACGAGGGATGAAGAAGCCTTTCAGGCTAAACATATATTTCGTAAAGCCGACGGGGCTGCGGATTGAAGGGCCGCCTATATAGCCAGTTATGCGGGTAGCACCTTGTAAATTGGGGATAGGAAGTTGCTTCGGGCACTCCGAGATATTTTGTTTCTGATTTTATTTGATGTATTCGTACTCGTCAGATATGATTTGCGCAttctagccaaaaaaaaaaaaaaaaaaaaaaaaaaaaaaaaaaaaaagaaagaaagaaagaaagaaagaaagaaagaaagaagaaagaggaagcccATCCAGTTTAATTTTGTTTGTATTACAAGCCAGTTTGTCATGGACTTCTTCTAAGTGATTAATATTATCACCATTTTAGCATCATCTCTGCATCAGGGTGGTACCGGAAGCAAGGTGGCCGGAGATACATAGATGGACGCCCGGCTACCGGAAGCTAAATAAGTCCGGGGTGTCTCGACGGATTAAGACATGGCATTGATGGCAGTTGCTATTTTGTCCTTTCGCCAGAACCATTTAAAACAGGCCGTGTTTCGTCAATTCTTACGTTGTCCTTGACCCTCGAACCATCAAAGATGATTTTGTCGTGCACCGGCGAATGACATCTGGGGCCCGGTTGATGGCACCCATGACGTACGTCATAAGAAGCTTTATCAGTGAGATCAACCTTCGGAGCAGTTCGGGTGCCAAAGAATgatcattttttcttttattttttggtgaTATCAACCTTTAGATCGCACGGTCACTACTTCAAGATGGATGCAGATAGATGGAAGAGAGAAAATTAAAATGTTTTGAGATTTatgtaaaaaataatttaattgatGTTGCAAAAGAAGGATACTCATTTctggttttcttttttataaaaaaatattaatcctCCACAATCTTGCTTTCTTTTCTAATATTTTAAAGTTGTTCAAAAATCACTGTAACCAAGAAAGGAACATATTGTAAGCTTCATTACGGTTTTTACATCACAACTCAGATTTTGTTGAAATAACGTAATATTCTTAGCTCTATTTATGAATTAGCCTAAacaatattcatttttttttttttgcaaccaacactttttgttagttggttccttcttcaattaACCATGGCCCTTAATTAAGGTAACAGAAAGATGATAAATGCATGGTTACAACTAACTAGGTTCCAATAAACAGTAAGAAAGAAATCATCTTCGAGCAGCTTGATTTTTAAGATTTATCTAGTTAAGACAAGCTACCTAATTTGGAACCATGAGATGAACCCATTTCTCCATCATTTCTAATCTCTACATATCCTTCTTACCTCTCGATCTCTACTCCCTCCTCTCCACCGCCCTTTCTCCAATGAACAGTGAACACGTTACCAATTTGCGAAACAAGTGCCTCCAGCCTCATCACTATGCAAGAGCTTCGGCAGAATGGTCACTGTTTGTCCTCTTCAAGCACAGTGGGGGATTGGTGAAACCTGAATCTACTGCTCTATCATTGAGGCCACCCCCTCTTGTTCGTTCTAGCCTCTACAATTCCCTCCGCACCAACCTGCCTTGCAAGTCCTTGAGATTCTCCTCCTACCCCTTCGGCATCTGCCACCACAGCAACAACGACAATGAAGGGGATTCCAATCATCACAAGCTAGGTGTTGTGGTACATGGAGCATTTTGCCTAGGATTTCAATCTCTATGAGCTAGTCCGGTTTATGATCCAAATGCAGAGGGAGGAAAATGCCTAACATCAAAAAATCAATTGACGAGAATGGCACCAAAGATCCCTAATACTCGGTGTCGGGCACAATCAAAACCCTAAAATTATGCTTGAATTCGAGGAAATGGGAGGGATTTGGGCCTGAAATTAGACCGTGGATGGGTCTACAAACCCAGGCGAGCGGCACAGGGCTTTTATGGATCTTAGCCGGCTATTCACGCATTTGAGACCGAAGGAGAAAAAGGACAACAGCGACATAGATTTTACCCTCTATGGAATTAATAAATGTTAAAAATAAGCTATGGATCTAACGATGAATCTAGGGATTATTTTGGTCATAAGATGCCCACTAACGCCCGCATTAACAGTTTCTTTATAGCTTGTTGACGGAATCTTAATCCAAGATTCTCCTTacaaattaaattataaatacTACACAACAATAATATACCACCCCAAGTTTTGCGTTCCAGATGCATTACAACCCATAACAATAATATATTTCCCCCAGAAACCACGGAACTCGAGGACGGAGACGCCTCAAGAAGCCCCATCCGGACGGGTTCGGAGACAGCCGGCCGACGAAGCGGAGGGCGGCGACTCCGGCAAGGAATCCAGTATCTCCTCGAAGTGATTGGGAAGAATCCCATCTTGGTTTTTAGCAGCGGTGGCGGTGACAAAAGGGTCTACGGGAATTCAGGGAACGGCGAGCTCGGAGCCGGGAATCGGATCTTCTTGTCCCTGAAGAATCCTTCTTTCTTGGCGGCGGACttggagaggagggagaggagaacactagggaggagaaaggagaaggagaggagagcGATGGCGGAGGCGCCTGGAGATGAGGGAGATGAAGAACACAACCAACGGCGGACTGGAATTAGGGCCGGGCTCTTTGGATGTTTCACAGATCGACCTCGTGAGATCTAATCGAATGGATTTATGTTATTCCGGTGCTTCCCGTCTGGTATCTATCCTTGTGAGTTCTGGAAGACAAAAGGAAGGGATACCTCGAGCTGCAAGATGCGCTGACGAAAGCATTTAGCGAGGACAAGGAGGAATTTGATAGATCTGCCATGTCATCCTCATCGTCAACGTCGCGGTCAATAAAATGATGTTCGCATCCAGCGGTGTTTTTGTTTGTCATATTTGTGGTGTGCTCCTTTCCCTGCTTTTCTTCTCTGAAGTTCTCTTTGTTCACTGGCTTGTTCTCCTAAAGCTGCACTTGGGTGGTTGACGGATGCAAGTAATTGCCTATTCTCGTGCACCTCCACTTTGTGATTGCCTTCTCAAATTAAAAAATCGGAGAATCATATTTAAGTAGGTTCTGTTTCTAGGTAGGACTGCTGAAGGAGAGATGCACAGGTCTACTTGAGATCCTCTCTctgtgttttcttctttttgatggaaGGCGAGGCTTGGTCCCCCAAAAATATGTACCATGACAGAGCTTGTGTTGAAGAGACAAAGAATGTACATAGATCTAGATTTCAGATCCAACGGGAAAGAGGAAGTACGAAATGGCAAGAGCAACCGAACTTGAAGCAAGGAAGATGAGAACTCTGAAGGTGTTTGAAAGCAGCGGCATGAGAGATGTGGAGGAGTTCGATGAAGACTTAGCCCACCCATCTTATGAAATTTTAGGCCCAAATACATGGTCCGAACGTCTGACAAATTACTATATTAGTTATATAGAACACTaattttatcatatattttcaatttctCAACTCTTTACATGTGAAATCTAACATTATTCTCTGGTGGTTGATGGATGTAAATAATAACATATGCTTTTGCACCTCAAGCTTCTGATTGTCTTCTCAAATTTCCGTGACCGAAACCAGCCCGGCCTCTTTACGGTAAAATATGAGCAACTTGCCGACGCACAGGTCTAATTAGAGCCATCTCAGATATGAAAACTCGGTTTTCAAGCTAAGCCCGATTCAGAGTGACCCAGACATGCCGATGAATTGGTTGGATATGGATCCAAAATCAGGCTCATCGAAAATTGTTGAGTGAATTTTAAATTTGAGGATTTTAGATTTGAGTTAATGGGATAGAACAAAAACAATCACATGTTAGAACATATTCAAGTATTTACACATGATGTTACATTAAGTTCTATCAATCCTTAATATACTAACTATCAAGTGTCAGTTGTGCTTGTCGGTCCTCATTCAATTTAAAAAGTATattattgcatatcttcttaatAACTTTTGGCAATGCTTGCAGTTAGGTTAATAGTTCAAGATATATAATTTGATACCTGAAAGAAACTTAGATCTGATaggttttataaaatatttatgtcaCTCGAACCTACATTTAAACCTAATGGCCCTAAATGATAGCACCTTCACATAGCCCTGGGTTGGAGttaattttgaaattgaaagttgAGACCAAGCTTGATTTGTTTATCACACTTCAAGCTAGAttgaaatttaattttaaatgaAGCCAAAAATGAGCCATTATGATCAGAATGAAAATTATAAATCAAGCTAAAAGTTAATTCAAGCTTGAATCAAAGGTGGAATTTAAGTTTGCCAGCTTTTCGAATTAGCATCTAATGACTTcagaaactaaaaaaaaatcaagcttGAGAAACAAATTATATACCAGGTTTTGTTGCTTGGAGGAGACcgaaaaatcattcaaatactTAGGCGAGTTATTCCGTTTAATATTGTCTTAATAATCTCAAATTCCTATTTATCTTGTCAATTGTAAATACTCTTTTGGCAGAAGACTAGCATGGGGAATCAGGAGTTTTTCATGTGCCCTTGAGATTTTATTGGAGAAGAACTTtacaaacatcaaaaaaaagtcCCCGCAAAAGATTTTTTATCTCATATGGCAGATTTTAGtttcaaccttttttttttcaaaaaaaatcttgggatcttgtaattatttttttgtgttCTATTTCTTATTCTGTTCATTATTAAGGAATTCTAAGGTCGAAGGGTTTAGttccaatgtttttttttaacaaaaaatattttattagaaaGGAGAAAATTGTCTGAACTTTTATCAGAGGTTCTATGCCACAAAAATCAATTAATACATAATTCAGAGGACCCTGATATTTTTGATGTATCAGGACGGTCCAGAACCAATTCTTGTTGTGCAATTATCAAATAATAGACCAAAAGTAATTTTGATTTAGACAAATCTCTTGCTGGATGATTGATTGGCTTTACTACAGATTGCCAATTCGTTAATATAATCTCCAGCTTCACGCAATAAAAGGATTTTGATCTACAAGGTGATACTACTAGCCCAGAGTCGCCAGCAGGCCATTTTGGTGAACTACACAATCTGGCCTTGATTTATCTTATTTCTGTGGTTCCCGTCTGGCATCTATCCTTGTGAGTTCTGGAAGAATTTTTTAGCTGAATTTTAGTTCTCTGATTTGGTTTTGCTGAATTTGGATTCTTGGTGAGGGGTCATGAATCTGATAATTTTCCAAAGCAAAAGATTCGTCCCATTGAAGATTGGAATTGGTTCCTGGAGGATCCAAGAGGGGTTAGTGATGATGATGAGCTTTCGGAGGAAACAAGCAGCCCGAGGGGGGAGGTCAGGGGGAGAAAGAAGCAAAGAGGTGAGGAAGAGAAGGTATTAGCTCGCACCTTTTATAGCTTTGTGATGCTGATGAAGGATTGGAGAATTTCATGGGAGTATTAGATATATAAGCATGTTCATGTCTTAATTTATGGTTTCATAATGTGTAATCAGATCCATTTATGACCAAGTCCTAGTTTCCTTTTATAAGATTGAATGGATTGACATGCAGGTACATCTGAAGATAATTGTATTTATTATGTGAAACTGAGTTCCAGTTTATTAACAGGCCTTGGTTTCAGCTACATTTTTTCTGAAGTTTTATGTACTTGTGCATGTGTAGGTGTTAGAAACTTGGTTTAAATGTGAAACTGAATCTATGTATTTGAGGATGGCTCTTATTTCATTTTCTAAGATTGAATATTGACATGTAAATATATAAGGAGGGCTTAATTTAAGTCCAGCTTTCTTAAATCTACGTACACTTGCAGTAACTAGTGTTGAGATAGCTGTTTTATAATGTGAAATTAATCCATTTTCAGATTTTTTCCGGTCAAAATTGATACGTGTCGGCATTATCCTTCATCCTCTTTGCTTTGAAAAAAAGTCAGGCCCCATTATCACTTTACAAAAGAGTCTTGGCAAAATTGATACTCGTCGGCATTAGCCTTCATCCTCTTTGTTTTGAAAAAAGTCAGGTCCCATTGTCACTTTGCAAAAGAGTCTTGGCAAAGCATATCAAAATTGATACTTGTCGGTATTATCCACAAAGTTTACTCTTGTGAGCAATTGTCATCCTGTAATTTCTGAACCAAAAGGTAATGCTTTGATGGAGCAATCATTTCATGAGAATATAATCGATGtaaaattgttaaaaaaaaagtctATTAATTACAGCAGGATGAAAAATAACAAAGATACAGAATATGAAAACCCAAACAAGGGCCTTTTGGATGACACCATGAGGTCCTCAAATTACAAGGCCCATAGGAACTAATAATTTGGAGCTGCTCCCTTGCATTATTACTAGCTCTGCCCTCTCCAGACCTATACCGTCCAAAAGAGTTGTAACTTGCCTTCATTCTCAATAGAATGGTTATTCTTCTAACATAAGAAGGATTCACCAATCCACATCTAGTTTATCAACCGGGTCTATGATGGCTTTCTCATTCTTTTGAAAGAAGATTtcatgcaaaagaaaaaaagaaaaaagaacgaaAGAAGATTGAATGGCCGCAGAAGGAAATCGAGAAATTAGAATCTCTTGGTTTTCTGGGTGGCCTAGCCTctctttcaattaaaaaaaacaacaaaataagAATCTCTCTGGCACAAGATTCTCCATTGCTTTGTCGCCAAAATCAGTGGAGTCCCTTTTTTGCAGCATCTAATCTATGACTTGTGTCTACACACCGCATGAACGCGTGCATGAATATGAAAAATTACGACGTAACAGATGATAGCGACACTTTTTGTTCATCTTattagaagaaagaagagccaTGATGCCAATTTAGTAGTCTGATAGCAACCATATATCCATAGAACATGACCATTATAACTGAAAAATGACAACTTTAGAAGTGTTTATCATTCGGATGCCAAAGTAACTAAAATTCCACTGGAAAAGGCCCTGCAGTCAATAAATTCTCAAATATTACATAAAAGAGTTGAATTTTATGCAAAGGatttaatagcttctaatcCCAAGTAATCTTAGCTCTTCCAAAGCAATAGTAGGCCGGCCCATGCTCATTTTGGCTTCCATGTCTGTTTGAGTGGAGCTCAATACGCATATGCAATATTGTACGACATCAGGGAGTTATATGTAAAACTATTTATCTTTAATTTTAACTTTGAACTACTCCCGGCATGCCACTTGCTGGACTTTTGGCAAACTAACCATTAGCATTTTTACATGTCAACCCTTAGGCCAATATTAAAGTTGGTCCTACATGAAAGCATCTATGTGTCTTCATGAGGATACTAGATGAAAGCAAAGACGAAACTTTTTTCACAGATAACCACATACATGACCTAAAAGAATACGTCCATTTCGTTAATTATCCTACCAAAGCCATTCTGCGTGATAGGTATTTGTCACGAAAAAGGAACGATCGTTTCTCTTCCACTTACTCTAGTTCAACCTGTTGGACGCTTTGATCCGAAATTTTTTGGGGGATTTATTAATAGAAATTTAATCATTTCGAGATTATTTCTACTTTATTGAAGATGAAACTTTTGTAGTTTTTCTTCTACCCATTACCAGGAGCTCTAGATTTGTTATACATCCTAGCACACTCATGTGACAATTCAGGACCCCACCCAAAAAGTTTAgtcagaagatattatttaggttctttaatcatgtataagtattcaagatctacctagcaaataaccgatgtaggattaaacacatgcccgcacggatccttacATACTCCCCCCATTAGCACCACGATTGGCTCGTGGTCAGCCTCAATAAGCCTGAGCTACAGTGTCCCTAGTCTACATGGACCGTAGGCTGGTCCGCTCTAATATCATTTGCAACAACTTAGAACCTCACTTAAAAAAGCTAgttagaagatattatttgggctcCTTGAACCTGTATAAATACCTAATATCTACTt
It includes:
- the LOC103702022 gene encoding monothiol glutaredoxin-S2-like yields the protein MAAMQEVRCRPPAGGEVVAVAAAASGGKRRGAALSIDGAEPPEKWIERLIGENPVVIFSRRGCCMCHVMKRLLATVGVHPTVIELDEAEEAAAAASAAVGLPALFIGGSPVGGLEGLMRLHLSGLLVPRLQEVGAFCG